A DNA window from Paralichthys olivaceus isolate ysfri-2021 chromosome 3, ASM2471397v2, whole genome shotgun sequence contains the following coding sequences:
- the rabggta gene encoding geranylgeranyl transferase type-2 subunit alpha, translated as MHGRLKIKSTAQQEEEKRKEREKKLKVYVAARDACFSKRKEGIWDDEALQLTQQLLSSNPDFATLWNYRREILMHLETVKDEDEVQKICEAELSFLESCLKINPKSYGSWYHRAWVSVRLPRPDWVRELSLCDRCLSLDDRNFHCWDYRRMVVKMSGVPVDQELQFTDRLIGSNFSNYSSWHYRSTLLPLLHPVSPEHSSPCHKPPQTSPPPSPQTHSHRVCEEQLLKEYELVQNAFFTDPNDQSAWFYYRWLLGRAEREEMISCVYVSRDDERVAVAFSRPVNALSVGLLLVLDGQPQRVEWRSVHPRFKHSPVWICDLPPGTISDITNEHNLTVHWTEKPTHRDCALYTGRTESYCRDSATDQELFRSELSVEKTSVLQSELHSCNQLQELEPLNKWCLLTIILLMRALDPLGYEKETLDHFQTLREVDSMRSEYYSDLCSKFMIENTIMKMEYAEVRVFSISDKNLTTLCHLDQLLLVTHINLSSNQLQRLPPQFAMLQCLEVLEADNNSIENLEGLYHLPKLEEVSLKNNKISTLADLQPLASCPKLKCLDLRGNPVTQIANVESELAELLPSVTDLLL; from the exons ATG CACGGACGACTGAAGATCAAATCTACAGcccagcaggaggaggagaaaagaaaggagcgagagaagaagctgaaggTTTACGTGGCCGCACGAGACGCCTGTTTTTCTAAG AGGAAGGAGGGTATTTGGGATGATGAAGCTCTCCAGCTGACCCAGCAGCTGCTGTCATCCAACCCAGACTTTGCAACCCTCTGGAACTACAGAAGAGAAATCTTAATGCACCTGGAGACTGTGAA GGACGAGGATGAAGTGCAAAAGATTTGCGAGGCCGAGTTGTCGTTTTTAGAGTCTTGTCTGAAGATAAACCCGAAGTCGTACGGCAGTTGGTACCACAGAGCGTGGGTCTCGGTCCGCTTGCCTCGACCGGATTGGGTCAGAGAGCTGAGCCTGTGTGATCGCTGCCTCAGCCTGGACGACCGCAACT TCCATTGTTGGGATTATCGCAGGATGGTTGTGAAGATGTCTGGCGTACCTGTGGATCAGGAGTTGCAGTTCACCGATCGTCTCATCGGCTCTAACTTTTCCAACTACTCCAGCTGGCACTACCGCAGCACCTTGCTGCCGCTCCTCCACCCGGTGTCTCCTGAGCACTCGTCACCGTGCCACAAGCCCCCTCAGACCTCCCCGCCACCTTCTCCGCAAACCCACTCCCATCGCGTCTGTGAAGAGCAGCTGCTCAAAG aataTGAACTTGTACAAAACGCTTTCTTCACCGACCCCAATGACCAGAGTGCTTGGTTCTATTATCGGTGGTTGCTAGGCAGAG CCGAACGTGAGGAGATGATAAGCTGCGTGTACGTCAGTCGGGATGATGAGAGAGTAGCTGTTGCCTTCTCCAGGCCTGTTAAT GCGCTGTCGGTGGGTCTGCTGCTGGTCCTTGACGGTCAGCCCCAAAGAGTGGAGTGGAGGAGTGTGCACCCCCGCTTTAAACACAGCCCTGTCTGG ATTTGTGATCTTCCTCCTGGAACGATAAGTGACATCACCAACGAACACAATCTGACCGTGCACTGGACTGAAAAACCCACTCACAGAGACTGTGCTCTCTACACAG GTCGAACTGAGAGTTATTGTCGGGACTCTGCTACGGATCAGGAACTCTTTAG AAGTGAGCTGTCAGTAGAGAAGACCTCTGTGTTACAGTCAGAGCTACACTCATGCAATCAGCTACAAGAACTGGAGCCGCTCAATAAGT GGTGCTTACTGACCATTATCCTCCTGATGAGGGCGCTAGACCCTCTGGGATACGAGAAGGAGACACTTGATCATTTCCAAACACTGAGA GAAGTGGATTCCATGCGCTCCGAGTATTACAGTGACCTGTGCAGCAAGTTCATGATTGAAAACACCATCATGAAAATGGAGTATGCTGAAGTGCGCGTCTTCAGCATCTCGGACAAG aATCTGACCACTTTGTGCCACCTCGACCAGTTGTTACTGGTCACCCATATCAATCTGTCGTCGAATCAGCTGCAGCGGTTGCCTCCCCAGTTCGCTATGTTGCAGTGTCTCGAG GTCTTAGAGGCTGATAACAACTCCATAGAAAACCTGGAGGGTCTGTATCATCTTCCTAAACTGGAGGAAGTCTCCTTGAAGAATAACA AAATCTCGACACTAGCAGATCTTCAGCCGCTGGCCTCCTGCCCCAAGCTGAAGTGCCTCGATCTCCGTGGCAACCCCGTCACTCAGATCGCCAACGTCGAGTCGGAGTTGGCCGAGCTGCTGCCTTCAGTCACAGACCTGCTGCTCTGA
- the LOC138407316 gene encoding high affinity immunoglobulin gamma Fc receptor I-like, translated as MLNRVNIIFLSSLLGVVLHVAEFKGSLEASVSVKPPGPNIYLGESVLLQCTVESLSAFVKSYRWYRSKPHNPNPRHLVSGDIYFITAVTREDTDRYWCQAECRENKTMFVVKARTVSLRVSELPPPFLSLTPNTRQVFRGERFTLRCPSSQTNSSGWKLLHFSPDLKAGTTNLTDHYSSPGGRFTADKSEAFVFTAASVNGGLYWCEGPGGRSNAVNITVSYGDIILKTQAFPVFTGDDVTLSCQYQSGKHKQTSFFKNGAVINSNGSSGSDRVIKMTLKNVTQEDEGFYRCASHDRRMQSPESWLSVSPDRGIFPSEETPASTSGSWKWIIVSCAVLLLIVIPLTVWLVCHYRYQKFRTWGCWPVSKQEVPAEGLPATKQDVTEVQWDLSWMEMSNLLDKH; from the exons ATGCTCAACAGAGTGAACATCATCTTTTTGTCCTCACTGCTGG gtgtaGTTCTCCATGTTGCTGAATTTAAAG GATCTCTGGAGGCCAGTGTCTCTGTGAAGCCTCCGGGGCCAAACATCTACCTGGGTGAGAGCGTGCTCCTGCAGTGCACTGTGGAGTCACTCTCTGCTTTTGTGAAGAGCTACCGCTGGTACAGGTCCAAACCACACAACCCCAACCCCAGGCACCTGGTCTCTGGTGACATCTACTTCATCACCGCGGTAACAAGGGAGGACACTGACAGGTACTGGTGCCAAGCCGAGTGTCGGGAGAACAAGACTATGTTTGTGGTGAAGGCCCGGACGGTCTCGCTCAGAGTGTCAG AGTTgccccctccctttctctctctgactcctAACACCAGACAGGTGTTCAGAGGGGAGCGTTTCACTCTGCGGTGCCCCTCATCCCAGACTAACTCCTCAGGGTGGAAGCTGCTGCATTTCTCTCCAGACCTTAAAGCAGGGACCACAAACCTCACTGACCACTATTCATCACCAGGAGGTCGCTTCACCGCAGACAAGTCTGAAGCATTTGTGTTCACTGCTGCCAGTGTGAATGGTGGACTGTACTGGTGTGAGGGCCCCGGGGGCCGCAGCAATGCAGTCAACATTACAGTAAGCT ATGGCGACATCATCCTGAAGACCCAAGCCTTCCCTGTGTTTACAGGTGATGATGTCACGTTGAGTTGTCAGTATCAGAGcggcaaacacaaacaaaccagctTCTTTAAAAACGGAGCGGTAATTAACTCTAACGGTTCGTCCGGTTCAGACAGAGTCATAAAGATGACTCTTAAGAATGTGACACAGGAAGATGAAGGCTTCTACAGGTGTGCGTCCCACGACAGACGGATGCAGAGTCCAGAGAGCTGGTTATCAGTGAGCCCCGACAGAG GAATCTTCCCATCAGAGGAGACTCCAGCCTCCACTAGTG GTTCCTGGAAATGGATCATTGTTTCATGTGCGGTTCTACTTCTGATTGTCATTCCTTTGACTGTTTGGCTCGTTTGTCACTACAG GTACCAGAAGTTTCGCACTTGGGGCTGCTGGCCAGTTTCCAAACAGGAAGTACCAGCAGAGGGGCTTCCTGCGACCAAGCAGGACGTAACGGAGGTGCAGTGGGACCTGTCCTGGATGGAGATGTCCAACCTGTTGGATAAGCATTAA